The following coding sequences are from one Zalophus californianus isolate mZalCal1 chromosome 15, mZalCal1.pri.v2, whole genome shotgun sequence window:
- the ADGRA1 gene encoding adhesion G protein-coupled receptor A1 isoform X2: MLWIGVTARSIYKQVTKKAPPCPSADQPPYPKQPLLRFYLISGGVPFIICGVTAATNIRNYGMESEDMPYCWMAWEPSLGAFYGPVAFITLVTCVYFLGTYVQLRRHPERRYELRVRPEEHQRLAGPEASHNPGARPGSLAASLLQNEHSLKAQLRAAAFTLFLFTATWTFGALAVSQGHFLDMVFSCLYGTCCVTLGLFVLIHHCAKRDDVWHCWWSCCPSRGDAHSTKLAACPALDTNGDALARVACLQDAPCPAKPRGFGHAPAGHCKVTNLQAAQSHVSCLSPATPCCAKMHCEQLMEDTAHVHMHEGDAFGQDPHLHRCLQGRTKPPYFSRHRVASVEQGYAYHIPSSLDGSPRSSRTDSPPSSLEGPVGAHTLACYAQGEPCPLVSQPEGSDTSPVLYSCPLRPGRESAHGPGHFEMLRRTQSLPFGGPGQNGLLKGDMCEVSSFNGMGNIRTGPWKNETTV, translated from the exons GTTCTACCTGATCAGCGGAGGGGTTCCCTTCATCATCTGCGGGGTCACGGCCGCCACGAACATCAGGAATTACGGGATGGAGAGTGAGGACATGCCCTA CTGCTGGATGGCCTGGGAGCCCAGCCTGGGCGCATTCTACGGGCCGGTGGCCTTCATCACCCTGGTCACCTGCGTGTACTTCCTGGGCACCTACGTCCAGCTGCGGCGCCACCCGGAGCGCAGGTACGAGCTGAGGGTGCGGCCAGAGGAGCACCAGCGGCTGGCTGGGCCCGAGGCCAGCCACAACCCCGGGGCCCGGCCAGGCTCGCTGGCCGCCTCGCTGCTGCAGAACGAGCACTCGCTCAAGGCCCAGCTGCGGGCCGCGGCCTTCACGCTTTTCCTGTTCACGGCCACCTGGACCTTTGGGGCGCTGGCCGTGTCTCAGGGCCACTTCCTGGACATGGTCTTCAGCTGCCTGTACGGCACCTGCTGCGTGACCCTGGGGCTTTTCGTGCTCATCCACCACTGTGCCAAGCGGGATGACGTGTGGCACTGCTGGTGGTCCTGCTGCCCCTCCCGCGGGGATGCCCACTCCACAAAGCTCGCTGCCTGCCCCGCGCTCGACACCAACGGGGATGCACTGGCGCGCGTGGCCTGCCTGCAGGACGCACCGTGTCCAGCCAAGCCGCGGGGCTTCGGCCACGCCCCTGCTGGCCATTGCAAGGTGACCAACCTGCAGGCTGCCCAGAGTCACGTCAGCTGCCTGTCCCCGGCCACGCCGTGCTGCGCCAAGATGCACTGTGAGCAGCTGATGGAGGACACGGCCCACGTCCACATGCACGAGGGGGACGCCTTTGGGCAAGACCCACACCTGCACAGGTGTCTCCAGGGCAGAACTAAGCCTCCCTACTTCAGCCGGCACCGGGTGGCCTCGGTGGAGCAGGGGTACGCCTACCACATCCCGTCCAGCCTGGACGGCAGCCCCCGCAGCTCACGCACAGACAGCCCTCCCAGCTCGCTCGAGGGCCCAGTGGGGGCACACACGCTGGCCTGCTATGCCCAGGGCGAGCCCTGCCCCTTGGTCAGCCAGCCCGAGGGCAGCGACACCAGCCCGGTGCTCTACAGCTGCCCCCTGCGGCCAGGCAGGGAGTCCGCCCACGGCCCAGGGCACTTCGAGATGCTCCGGaggacacagtccctgcccttcgGTGGACCCGGCCAGAACGGGCTGCTCAAGGGAGACATGTGTGAAGTCTCGTCCTTCAATGGCATGGGCAACATCCGGACAGGGCCGTGGAAGAACGAGACCACTGTGTAG